Proteins co-encoded in one Bremerella sp. TYQ1 genomic window:
- a CDS encoding cryptochrome/photolyase family protein yields the protein MRHLLLILGDQLDRNSAIFDGYDPDQDQLWMAETDHEISYVPSHKQRIVLFLSAMRHFRDELNDSNRPVQYHQLYADKRKDSGSSFQELLSQTLKKSTPKAIRVVLPGDFRVKQLLEDVAGEFDVPIDFLPDVHFLSTVNEFHKFAKGRKTLLMETFYRQMRKKHDVLMKNGKPVGGTWNYDHDNRESFSKEGPGDIGRPTSFSHDEITSEVMTLVQDRYGDHPGEVDSFNLPVTPGQARRMLSGFVKRHLCDFGKFEDAMWTDEPFLHHSRLSTCLNLKLLDPRECIEAAVAAYHNNDAPLASVEGFVRQILGWREFIRGIYWTHMPKYAEHNYFDHQSKLPSFFWDGETDMQCVRQSLSHVVEFGYVHHIHRLMVLGNLALTLGVHPYEFHEWHVAMYLDAVDWVSLPNTLGMSQHGDGGIVGTKPYCSTGNYIDKMSNFCKSCVYDHKKAVGAEACPITTFYWDFLDRHYDKLQGNSRMKLQMKHVDNKRKSGDISDIRTHADKLRDEWGVG from the coding sequence ATGCGACACCTTCTTCTGATACTCGGCGACCAACTCGACCGCAACTCAGCCATATTCGACGGATACGATCCCGATCAGGATCAACTTTGGATGGCCGAGACGGATCACGAGATCTCTTATGTCCCAAGTCACAAACAACGGATTGTGCTGTTCCTGTCGGCAATGCGTCATTTTCGCGACGAACTGAACGATTCCAATCGCCCAGTTCAATACCACCAGCTTTATGCCGACAAGCGAAAGGATTCAGGGAGCAGCTTCCAAGAACTTCTCAGCCAGACGCTTAAGAAGTCGACACCGAAGGCAATCCGAGTCGTACTGCCCGGCGATTTTCGTGTGAAGCAGCTCTTGGAAGATGTCGCTGGCGAATTCGACGTGCCGATTGACTTTCTTCCTGACGTTCACTTCCTGAGCACCGTCAACGAGTTCCACAAATTCGCTAAAGGTCGCAAGACGCTTTTGATGGAGACCTTCTATCGGCAGATGCGTAAGAAGCATGACGTGCTGATGAAGAACGGCAAGCCGGTCGGCGGCACGTGGAACTATGATCACGACAACCGCGAATCATTTTCCAAGGAAGGACCAGGCGACATCGGTCGACCGACGTCGTTCTCTCACGATGAAATCACATCGGAGGTCATGACTCTGGTTCAAGATCGATACGGCGACCACCCTGGAGAGGTCGACTCTTTCAATTTACCAGTCACGCCAGGACAGGCCCGCCGAATGCTATCGGGGTTTGTCAAGCGACACCTGTGCGACTTCGGCAAGTTCGAAGACGCGATGTGGACAGACGAACCTTTTTTGCATCACTCTCGTTTGTCGACTTGCCTCAATCTGAAACTGCTTGACCCGCGTGAATGTATCGAGGCAGCCGTCGCAGCGTATCACAACAATGATGCTCCGTTGGCTAGTGTCGAAGGCTTTGTGCGTCAGATACTCGGTTGGCGAGAATTCATCCGGGGAATCTATTGGACTCACATGCCCAAGTACGCTGAGCACAACTACTTTGATCATCAGTCAAAGTTGCCGTCATTTTTTTGGGATGGCGAAACAGATATGCAGTGCGTGCGTCAATCGTTGTCGCATGTCGTCGAGTTTGGTTATGTGCATCATATTCACCGCTTAATGGTGCTCGGCAATCTCGCGTTAACTTTGGGCGTGCATCCCTATGAGTTTCATGAGTGGCACGTGGCGATGTACCTGGATGCTGTCGACTGGGTCTCACTTCCCAACACACTCGGCATGAGCCAACATGGCGACGGAGGCATCGTTGGCACAAAGCCGTACTGTTCGACCGGCAATTACATCGACAAGATGAGCAACTTCTGCAAAAGCTGCGTCTACGATCACAAAAAGGCCGTGGGGGCAGAGGCATGCCCCATCACGACCTTTTACTGGGATTTCCTTGATCGTCACTACGACAAACTGCAAGGCAATTCACGCATGAAGCTGCAAATGAAGCATGTCGACAACAAAAGAAAATCGGGTGACATCAGCGATATCCGAACGCATGCCGATAAACTTCGGGACGAATGGGGCGTCGGTTAA
- a CDS encoding DUF1559 domain-containing protein — MLARSSSQQRGFTLVELLVVIAIIGVLIALLLPAVQQAREAARRMQCTNNLKQMALALHTYHDTNLQFPPGHIPDASTPNGWARRGSWMVRILPFIEQKAAYEQSQLPGGTLDNHTAGWAAPTLAWQAMQQARIDIYSCPSSPLPQTYLQTTSSATQSAGGPEQIEVQIADYAGNSGCAFRGGTTNTAHSTMFWGWGGRMADNGLLSTFLSKAVSTQPPWYGSKVDFAAVTDGSSNTIALGEQSNFYQQTQDVRASYVKGGWWNGGSTDGEGQDMANYVCTSYPINAVSVGWMGTSRSESVTYNETAFRSAHPGGAQFALADGSVKFIPETINFATYTALMDRADGVPVGEY, encoded by the coding sequence ATGTTGGCTCGAAGCTCCTCTCAGCAACGAGGTTTCACCCTCGTCGAACTTTTGGTCGTGATTGCGATCATTGGTGTTTTAATTGCACTGTTGCTGCCGGCCGTTCAGCAGGCGCGTGAAGCAGCTCGAAGAATGCAGTGCACGAACAATCTCAAGCAAATGGCGTTGGCACTGCATACGTATCACGATACGAATTTGCAATTCCCGCCAGGGCATATCCCTGATGCCAGTACGCCAAACGGCTGGGCTCGACGCGGTTCCTGGATGGTTCGCATTTTGCCATTCATTGAGCAGAAAGCAGCGTACGAGCAATCGCAGCTTCCTGGCGGAACGCTGGACAATCACACGGCCGGTTGGGCAGCACCGACGTTGGCCTGGCAGGCAATGCAGCAAGCACGGATCGATATCTACTCGTGTCCTTCGAGCCCGCTTCCACAAACTTATCTTCAGACAACATCATCGGCCACTCAAAGTGCCGGCGGTCCAGAGCAAATTGAAGTTCAGATCGCCGACTATGCAGGCAACTCAGGCTGTGCGTTTCGGGGCGGGACGACCAACACGGCTCACTCGACAATGTTTTGGGGCTGGGGTGGCCGTATGGCTGACAATGGTTTGCTCTCGACGTTTCTGTCGAAAGCCGTGTCGACTCAGCCACCATGGTACGGATCCAAAGTCGACTTTGCTGCGGTAACGGACGGCTCGAGCAACACGATTGCATTGGGTGAGCAGTCGAATTTCTATCAACAGACGCAAGACGTTCGTGCTAGTTACGTCAAAGGAGGTTGGTGGAACGGTGGTTCAACCGACGGGGAAGGGCAAGACATGGCCAATTATGTCTGCACCTCTTATCCGATCAATGCCGTCAGCGTTGGCTGGATGGGAACCTCGCGCAGCGAATCGGTTACCTACAACGAAACAGCATTCCGTTCTGCACATCCGGGCGGTGCTCAGTTTGCCCTTGCTGATGGTTCCGTCAAATTCATTCCAGAGACAATCAACTTTGCCACATATACGGCGCTTATGGATCGGGCAGATGGGGTCCCGGTCGGAGAGTATTAG
- a CDS encoding Ig-like domain-containing protein, translating to MYLQNKLLVAFCVSLSLSVLPGCFSGSSVPVGPVSGVVTKDGQPLADATVTFFPESGRPSIGMTDESGRYELLFTESVNGAMVGLHKVNISFGGPPPPGEMNREKKNKRVLPPQSVDWPDMVKVSESYNTLDFDL from the coding sequence ATGTACCTTCAAAACAAATTACTTGTCGCGTTTTGCGTATCATTGTCTCTCTCTGTATTGCCCGGCTGTTTCAGCGGATCTAGCGTTCCTGTTGGACCGGTAAGTGGTGTCGTGACAAAAGATGGTCAGCCGCTTGCCGATGCAACGGTCACGTTCTTTCCAGAGTCAGGTCGCCCCTCTATCGGAATGACCGATGAATCTGGCCGTTACGAATTGCTGTTCACCGAATCGGTCAACGGTGCGATGGTTGGCTTGCACAAAGTGAACATCAGCTTCGGAGGCCCACCGCCGCCGGGAGAAATGAACCGAGAAAAGAAGAACAAGCGAGTTTTACCACCCCAATCGGTCGATTGGCCTGACATGGTAAAAGTGAGCGAGTCGTACAACACGCTCGATTTCGATCTTTAA
- a CDS encoding helix-turn-helix domain-containing protein — protein MIPSILSLAVSTIKMPNKYKNQWEEQLAILFSQAPSLAIVEDLFARLDEVNLCIKDLEGRYLSVNNAFLRSVPKLRKEDVIGKTAFDIYPRALAIGYQQQDQQLHSRGQNLHDQLEMITNPDGSLGWYITSKVLAKNTNQEVIAIIGMSRDLHAPTEKGDRYDKLSVALRKMQTEFAKPLRIQQLAEESGLSVSQFERLMRSMIQITPSQYLIRQRVEAAAVMLRDTEKNVAAVALDCGFSDQPSFCKQFKRITGLSPLKYRKMTQDGI, from the coding sequence ATGATTCCTTCGATTTTGTCTTTGGCTGTTTCGACCATTAAAATGCCGAATAAATACAAAAACCAATGGGAAGAGCAACTGGCGATACTTTTTTCCCAGGCTCCATCCCTTGCAATTGTCGAAGATCTATTCGCCCGACTCGACGAAGTGAATCTATGTATCAAGGATCTCGAAGGTCGCTACTTAAGCGTAAATAATGCATTTTTGCGCAGCGTACCGAAGCTTCGAAAAGAAGATGTCATTGGGAAAACGGCTTTTGACATCTATCCCAGGGCCTTAGCGATCGGCTACCAGCAGCAAGATCAGCAATTGCATAGCCGCGGACAAAATCTGCACGATCAACTTGAAATGATCACGAATCCAGACGGGTCGCTCGGTTGGTACATCACAAGCAAGGTCCTTGCCAAAAACACCAACCAGGAAGTGATTGCCATCATCGGAATGTCACGAGACCTTCATGCTCCAACGGAGAAAGGTGATCGCTACGACAAACTGTCGGTAGCGCTCCGAAAAATGCAGACTGAGTTTGCTAAACCATTAAGAATTCAACAGCTCGCGGAAGAATCAGGCTTATCGGTAAGCCAGTTTGAGCGACTCATGCGGAGCATGATTCAGATCACTCCGTCACAATACCTGATCCGGCAAAGAGTCGAGGCCGCGGCAGTGATGCTACGTGATACCGAGAAGAACGTGGCTGCCGTGGCACTCGATTGCGGTTTTAGCGATCAACCTTCGTTTTGTAAGCAATTCAAGCGAATTACAGGCCTGTCACCGCTGAAATACAGGAAGATGACGCAGGACGGGATATAG